In Papaver somniferum cultivar HN1 chromosome 9, ASM357369v1, whole genome shotgun sequence, the genomic stretch TCAAGATAAGATAATATCGGCTTATACAAGGTACTGCAACTAATCTATGAACTCGCATTCTCCGTATCTCCCTTTTTAAATTCCTCATGTCTTGAAACAAATTTCATTGTTATTGGCTGTGGAACAGACTTagtatctgttttttttttttaatttttgagatgGTGCCTGCTGGTCTATATCTCCTTACATGTTTTGGAGTCGTACTCACAAATGCGTGGAACACTCATTTTACTCATAGTGTTGCACCTCTTGGTTTATATTTTGATGATAATTTTCTTCTCGACATCAAGCCACGACCTTTTGAACATGACTAAATGCTTCTCATTTCTCTTCTTTGGATCATACTGCAATTAAAAAACAGGCAAGCTATTATTCTTTGAAGTGACAAAGTCTCAGATCTCATGATAGCTAGAGAAGAAATTTTGGAACCAACCAATATCACTCAATTTCACAGTTGCAAGATTTCCTTTTGTTGGACTTTGATGTTTTAATATATTATAGCGTGATAAACCCGTGTTACGCAATCACTTCATTCCTTTTGGCAGTTAAAAGATAAGAATTGGTTAGTCATGACATAAGCAGAGAAATGGTAGATTGATAGTATATTCTCCATTTGTTTGTGGTTCCGCTGTAGGTTTACTTTCTATGTTGTTTTTGTGATTCATATATTTGTTGTTTAGATTTGCTGCACATGTTTTTATTGATACAACTTGCTTTTAAAGGAGTAGAGCACAACAAATGACAGCTACTTCAAATAATTTGGATCGGCGTTCGGGGAGTATGTTACCTCCACCTTTTGATGATATCTGCATTGATGACACTGAGTCTTCGGAGAAACCAGTTCCCAGAAGTGTGCCAAATGTAAGTCATGTACTTCACACCTTCTTTTCAGAGTTAAGTTGTTTCTCTGGGTGGATTTTTGGTAAAAACTGAACATATACCAACTTGAAATACTGTTTATTGTATTACGTTAAAAATTATTTTTGATACACGCCCTTCATATTTGGTTATAACTAGTTTATTAACTGCCATCAGATTTCTGCACCTCAGCCACAGATTAAAACTTCTCCTCCTAATAGCAGCTCCGGTAGATCTCCTGTGCTCCCGGCTGCAGCTTCGTGGTATGACGTTCGCTCCTTTTTACTTCTTGGCATCTTCCATTTAATTTTTTGAGTTCCTATTGCTGAAAAAGTTTATCTTGCTTCTCAGGGGATTACGCGCTTTTAGTAGTCGGCATCCGGCTACAAGTTCATCTAGTTCGGATGGACTTGTGAACCAAAAACCTGATGGTTCGTTTTCCTCTATAGTTGCAAGCTCAACTCAGACATCTACGTTGCACAATGATGCGGGAAAAAGACCTGTAGTAAACGAAGAAAGTCAAGCATTGCGTCTCAATGATAGAGTGAAACCGTTAGAATCTTCCAAACAAAATACATTTAGGGATAGTAAAGCAACCGAACCAGATAGGAATGCAAAGGTTATGTGTATTGCAGCTCCTGCTTCAGCTAGTTCGGATAACCACATATCTAGTCGTCCAACATCTAGGCATAGTGAGATGGTAGTCACAACACCACCAGTGGAGAATCTGGAGTTCAGTGGTAATGAGATGGGAATTAAAATGCCACCAGAAGGTACATCGCCATGTAGAACAGCTTCTGATGCAGAAGATGAAAATGTCGCTGTGAATGGTACGGTGGACAATCTATGCTCTGGGTTGGCATCAATAGGCTTGGGTAATCATCTTGATGCCGAGACTGGTGATGCTCATGTACTTAGTGATAAAGTTCCCACTCAACAGTCATTTCGTTCGCATAAGGACCAGGGTATGCAGCAGTATCATTTGGAAGATATTAGTGATCATCCATCCTTGGTGCCCTCGAGGAAATTTATTACTCCAGATGGCGTGTCTTTTTCAACAGAACAAACCGGTTGGAGTACAGAGTTATCTTCATCACAAGTGATTCCAGAAGTGCGCAACCAAGTAAAAGAGGAAACGTCAGCTTTTGATGAGCAAAGTTTGAAGTTTCCAGAACCTACTCATCCTTTATATTCTTTTAACTCATCTAACAGTTTCAAAGCTTCAAATCATTATAGTGGTCATCCTTTTCAACTTGGTGACATGTGCAGTACGAGTAATTTAGGCAATACAGTCACGGGAACTGTACAGACGAAAGTTGACGAAATGTTGCCTCCATTTGAATATCGTAATTTCTTAGGATCCAGTGTTTTAAATCTGAACAAAGTGGTCAACTCCCCGGAACTGACAAACTCATTTGATTATTCCAATTTCCCTTCAAATATGGATGATCGCAAGTACAGGGGAAGGTTAAATAATGCTGTtgttggcggcggtggtggaaATGGCGCCGCAGATATGGGTGAGAGCAGCATCATCTCGAATATCTTGTCTATGGATGATGTATGGTCTGACTCATTGACTTCATCCCGTAATCTCGCCCAGTTGTTTAGTGACACCGACAGACAGAACGATTCTGTAAAGGCACAAAATAATAATGAATCCAGGTTTTCATTTGCAAGGCAGGAGGATGTTGGGTACCAAAGGTCGAGTGTTGAGCCTTCTTTTGGCAACATTGGGTCTATGGCAAATTTACACAGCAGCTTCCAGGGTCTTCCAGAAAACAGGGATCCATACTTGGACAGGCATCGTAATGGATTTTCCTCAAATTTTCCAGGGGAACCGGAAAGTTTTCTTAGCAGCCAGTTTTCTTTGCCATCTGATAGGCTCTCTGGTAAGTGAAACTCAAATCTTGTGCTTATGGCTTCTTCAATGCACCTGTATCTTTCCTACTCAATGTAATGATGCTGCAGTTACTCCCCTGCAAATGATCAAATTGCATTTATTTGACAATTTGATTTGTGACCTATCAATTTTTAGCAGATGTTTCATTATCATATTCTATGTTAACAGCTGCAAGAGGTCAAATATCTGCTCCTCCTGGATTTTCGCACCCAAGCAGACCTGCGCCTCCTGGGTTTTCTTCTCATGAGAGATTGGACCAAACATTCGACACTCTTTCAGGTTTGTTCGAACTCTTGCCTAGTTTTGATCAGTAGGTGTACCTTTGTCAAGTAACATCCTTTCTGTATCTTTTCAGGGCATCATTTGTTTGAAAACTCCTCCATGTTGAGGAATCAATATCCTCCACAGCCAACTAATAGTATTGACGATCCTGAGTTCATTGATCCCGCAATATTATTTGTTGGGAAAGGAAGAAGGCCGAATGGGATGAATAGTTTGAGTCGTGGTTTAGATATGAGGTCAACTTTCAATTCACAGCGTAGTGTAAGCCCTGAGGACTTCCGGCTTCAGCAGCTGTTAATGCAACAGTCCATCTCTACACATCAAAACTTGAGATACCCTGATCATATTGGTGATAGGTTTTCTCCTGTGACTGATGCTTACAACAGGACCCCTTCGAGGTTTCCGGAACAATCCCAAATCACTAATCCATTGCTGTTTAGCCAGTCGTCTTTCCATCAATCAAGAAATGGACATTATGATGGTTGGAATGAAGTTCAAAATGGAAATAGCAATGACTTTGCGATGGCTGAGCTTCTTAGAAATGAGAGACTGGGAGGAGGATTTTACAAGCAGCATTATCCTAGTTATGAAGATCTAAAATACCGTATGCCTAATTCGGGTGATATATATAACAACAGAGCCTTTGGGATgtgattgattgaacttatgtggAGCTAATTTTTGTGCATCTGCCTAGCTATGAGGCAAAGATTGCAGTAGGTGTAAACCACCACAATGTGCAGGGTCGGTCCTGGAAGCCAGTAAAAACCCACTTCAGGGCACAGGCCCAGTGGCGCAACAAAAAGCTGGAACAAAGTGCTTTATGAGCTCAGTTCTGTAGACTAGAACGTGGGTTCGACACCAACATGTCTGAGTGGTTGAAGGAAACCTTACCTGCCTTCTGGCTTCGAAGAGAAATTTGAAAAGATATGGTAAAATTGTTCGAGATTGGGTGAGGATAGATGAAGTTCAGTTACCGGACTAATCGTATGTTTCATATGTATAGGCACCTTTTACTTCTGATTCAGATTCGGTATGAATATCGGCGAATGTATATTTTCCACACAAGAAATGAAGTGTATGTCAATGACTGAACTGATGGTTGAGACAACTCCTTATGCCTGATGAAATTTTGTGCTTGATTCTGACATTTAGCATGCTTGTTGATTTGGATTCCAACCATCAGTTCAATTCAGACTGGAACTCTTGGTCATTACATTCTCAGTGGTGACTCTCAAGAGAAGTCACTCTCCACTATCCCAAGAACCATATCTTAATGACCCACAAGGATTTTCTGTGATCTGTTAAATGTGACCTACTGCAGAACTACAAACTAAAGAAGACAGACACACTGATTCTGTAAGCTACAAACAAAACAATGTCTCATTCATTCACAGTAGTACCAAAAAACTTCCTCTTCTTTACCACATAAGTTTGCACCAAACCAGAGTACCATCTCTGCTAGTGGCAAGACCAATAAATGTACTAAACCAATATCCACAAATGACAAACCTCTAAACCTAATAAGTTCCATGACAACTAGTGTGGTCCAAGTTAAAAGAAGGGTTAAGGTTCTTAACTTTAAGAGTAGACCCACTGTGTGTGTCATAATCCAGACCTTAAACCTAAATGTCATCTGATTAGTGGATTTTAGAGATAGAAGAAAGTGAAAGAAGAAAGGACCACATGAAGGTGAGGCAACA encodes the following:
- the LOC113308874 gene encoding uncharacterized protein LOC113308874 isoform X3, which translates into the protein MSDEGEKVCPLCTEEMDLTDQQLRPCRCGYQVCVWCWHHIMEMAEKDNTEGRCPACRTPYDKEKIVGTAANCERLVAEISSERKIKSNKAKSKTDGRMRLSTVRVIQRNLVYIIGIPSNLADEDALQHKEYFGKYGKVLKVSISRTAGGAIQHSSNNTCSVYITYSKEEEAVRCIQSVHGYTLDGKPLRACFGTTKYCHAWLRNMSCSNPDCLYLHEIGTEEDSFSQDKIISAYTRSRAQQMTATSNNLDRRSGSMLPPPFDDICIDDTESSEKPVPRSVPNPQIKTSPPNSSSGRSPVLPAAASWGLRAFSSRHPATSSSSSDGLVNQKPDGSFSSIVASSTQTSTLHNDAGKRPVVNEESQALRLNDRVKPLESSKQNTFRDSKATEPDRNAKVMCIAAPASASSDNHISSRPTSRHSEMVVTTPPVENLEFSGNEMGIKMPPEGTSPCRTASDAEDENVAVNGTVDNLCSGLASIGLGNHLDAETGDAHVLSDKVPTQQSFRSHKDQGMQQYHLEDISDHPSLVPSRKFITPDGVSFSTEQTGWSTELSSSQVIPEVRNQVKEETSAFDEQSLKFPEPTHPLYSFNSSNSFKASNHYSGHPFQLGDMCSTSNLGNTVTGTVQTKVDEMLPPFEYRNFLGSSVLNLNKVVNSPELTNSFDYSNFPSNMDDRKYRGRLNNAVVGGGGGNGAADMGESSIISNILSMDDVWSDSLTSSRNLAQLFSDTDRQNDSVKAQNNNESRFSFARQEDVGYQRSSVEPSFGNIGSMANLHSSFQGLPENRDPYLDRHRNGFSSNFPGEPESFLSSQFSLPSDRLSAARGQISAPPGFSHPSRPAPPGFSSHERLDQTFDTLSGHHLFENSSMLRNQYPPQPTNSIDDPEFIDPAILFVGKGRRPNGMNSLSRGLDMRSTFNSQRSVSPEDFRLQQLLMQQSISTHQNLRYPDHIGDRFSPVTDAYNRTPSRFPEQSQITNPLLFSQSSFHQSRNGHYDGWNEVQNGNSNDFAMAELLRNERLGGGFYKQHYPSYEDLKYRMPNSGDIYNNRAFGM
- the LOC113308874 gene encoding uncharacterized protein LOC113308874 isoform X2, whose protein sequence is MSDEGEKVCPLCTEEMDLTDQQLRPCRCGYQVCVWCWHHIMEMAEKDNTEGRCPACRTPYDKEKIVGTAANCERLVAEISSERKIKSNKAKSKTDGRMRLSTVRVIQRNLVYIIGIPSNLADEDALQHKEYFGKYGKVLKVSISRTAGGAIQHSSNNTCSVYITYSKEEEAVRCIQSVHGYTLDGKPLRACFGTTKYCHAWLRNMSCSNPDCLYLHEIGTEEDSFSQDKIISAYTRAQQMTATSNNLDRRSGSMLPPPFDDICIDDTESSEKPVPRSVPNISAPQPQIKTSPPNSSSGRSPVLPAAASWGLRAFSSRHPATSSSSSDGLVNQKPDGSFSSIVASSTQTSTLHNDAGKRPVVNEESQALRLNDRVKPLESSKQNTFRDSKATEPDRNAKVMCIAAPASASSDNHISSRPTSRHSEMVVTTPPVENLEFSGNEMGIKMPPEGTSPCRTASDAEDENVAVNGTVDNLCSGLASIGLGNHLDAETGDAHVLSDKVPTQQSFRSHKDQGMQQYHLEDISDHPSLVPSRKFITPDGVSFSTEQTGWSTELSSSQVIPEVRNQVKEETSAFDEQSLKFPEPTHPLYSFNSSNSFKASNHYSGHPFQLGDMCSTSNLGNTVTGTVQTKVDEMLPPFEYRNFLGSSVLNLNKVVNSPELTNSFDYSNFPSNMDDRKYRGRLNNAVVGGGGGNGAADMGESSIISNILSMDDVWSDSLTSSRNLAQLFSDTDRQNDSVKAQNNNESRFSFARQEDVGYQRSSVEPSFGNIGSMANLHSSFQGLPENRDPYLDRHRNGFSSNFPGEPESFLSSQFSLPSDRLSAARGQISAPPGFSHPSRPAPPGFSSHERLDQTFDTLSGHHLFENSSMLRNQYPPQPTNSIDDPEFIDPAILFVGKGRRPNGMNSLSRGLDMRSTFNSQRSVSPEDFRLQQLLMQQSISTHQNLRYPDHIGDRFSPVTDAYNRTPSRFPEQSQITNPLLFSQSSFHQSRNGHYDGWNEVQNGNSNDFAMAELLRNERLGGGFYKQHYPSYEDLKYRMPNSGDIYNNRAFGM
- the LOC113308874 gene encoding uncharacterized protein LOC113308874 isoform X1; its protein translation is MSDEGEKVCPLCTEEMDLTDQQLRPCRCGYQVCVWCWHHIMEMAEKDNTEGRCPACRTPYDKEKIVGTAANCERLVAEISSERKIKSNKAKSKTDGRMRLSTVRVIQRNLVYIIGIPSNLADEDALQHKEYFGKYGKVLKVSISRTAGGAIQHSSNNTCSVYITYSKEEEAVRCIQSVHGYTLDGKPLRACFGTTKYCHAWLRNMSCSNPDCLYLHEIGTEEDSFSQDKIISAYTRSRAQQMTATSNNLDRRSGSMLPPPFDDICIDDTESSEKPVPRSVPNISAPQPQIKTSPPNSSSGRSPVLPAAASWGLRAFSSRHPATSSSSSDGLVNQKPDGSFSSIVASSTQTSTLHNDAGKRPVVNEESQALRLNDRVKPLESSKQNTFRDSKATEPDRNAKVMCIAAPASASSDNHISSRPTSRHSEMVVTTPPVENLEFSGNEMGIKMPPEGTSPCRTASDAEDENVAVNGTVDNLCSGLASIGLGNHLDAETGDAHVLSDKVPTQQSFRSHKDQGMQQYHLEDISDHPSLVPSRKFITPDGVSFSTEQTGWSTELSSSQVIPEVRNQVKEETSAFDEQSLKFPEPTHPLYSFNSSNSFKASNHYSGHPFQLGDMCSTSNLGNTVTGTVQTKVDEMLPPFEYRNFLGSSVLNLNKVVNSPELTNSFDYSNFPSNMDDRKYRGRLNNAVVGGGGGNGAADMGESSIISNILSMDDVWSDSLTSSRNLAQLFSDTDRQNDSVKAQNNNESRFSFARQEDVGYQRSSVEPSFGNIGSMANLHSSFQGLPENRDPYLDRHRNGFSSNFPGEPESFLSSQFSLPSDRLSAARGQISAPPGFSHPSRPAPPGFSSHERLDQTFDTLSGHHLFENSSMLRNQYPPQPTNSIDDPEFIDPAILFVGKGRRPNGMNSLSRGLDMRSTFNSQRSVSPEDFRLQQLLMQQSISTHQNLRYPDHIGDRFSPVTDAYNRTPSRFPEQSQITNPLLFSQSSFHQSRNGHYDGWNEVQNGNSNDFAMAELLRNERLGGGFYKQHYPSYEDLKYRMPNSGDIYNNRAFGM